In Sander vitreus isolate 19-12246 chromosome 7, sanVit1, whole genome shotgun sequence, a genomic segment contains:
- the LOC144520500 gene encoding uncharacterized protein LOC144520500, with amino-acid sequence MDGVSWSTTRAQESFSRSRTAGDTLSRLANFIARADTKPHTPNKRQQPAHLPYACQECGKSFPYATDLLEHQELKHALPKPHQCLYCGQEFSLRSSLQLHKCNHDSSPCELCHGETQPRSPCPACNLTSDPGRLQDKSPHRQPHLSSSYACALCGRGFSQKQALLHHQQAGCSEPPFPSDIVDAGSLPDDSPPVSEGDSTCSDSSDTPGPSSRAVSVCQFCSKTFRTEAGLQRHKQTNHSEERLMATQGQKTKGEGAGGEESKGGSTKVNVNVIKMTKSKKKPLACRSCDMVFGSTSMLYVHRKEKHSREKNTRREPRPRPVTIKRRKGGAYPCQVCGKVFVHHLSLRAHYKQHTASSFNAIKNKSQPEGCTTKESEFSENRPNEVKPSTAENKTVKAGRGRPRKTARLKNKVTDQERCNEVPEVKEEEDEQEREFPCPSCAEVFSLQSQLREHVELHQSSVKRRQCSVCVNEMDTCKWPGSKRQRLYHCVPCQQGFSALDTFLEHCQKHLRVRVEEDSVTEGYAHQASKA; translated from the coding sequence ATGGATGGCGTCAGCTGGAGCACCACACGGGCCCAGGAGTCGTTCAGCCGCTCGAGGACAGCAGGAGACACACTGTCCAGGCTAGCCAACTTCATTGCACGGGCTGACACAAAACCGCACACACCAAACAAGAGGCAGCAGCCAGCCCACTTGCCCTACGCTTGCCAAGAATGTGGTAAGAGCTTCCCATATGCGACAGATCTGTTGGAGCACCAGGAACTAAAACACGCATTACCCAAGCCTCACCAGTGTCTCTATTGTGGGCAGGAGTTTTCCCTGCGCTCGTCCTTACAGCTACATAAGTGCAATCACGATTCTTCCCCGTGTGAACTTTGTCATGGAGAGACACAGCCGCGTTCTCCGTGCCCTGCGTGCAATCTAACCTCAGATCCTGGCAGGTTGCAGGACAAGTCACCTCACCGCCAGCCTCACCTCAGTAGCTCTTACGCATGTGCCCTGTGTGGGAGAGGCTTCAGCCAAAAGCAGGCTCTGCTACACCATCAGCAAGCTGGTTGTAGTGAACCGCCATTCCCATCTGATATAGTTGATGCCGGTAGCCTTCCAGATGACTCTCCACCAGTTTCTGAGGGAGACTCGACCTGTTCTGATTCTTCAGACACCCCAGGGCCCAGCAGCAGAGCTGTAAGTGTGTGCCAATTCTGTTCGAAAACGTTCCGCACGGAGGCTGGACTGCAACGCCATAAACAAACGAACCACTCAGAGGAGCGGCTGATGGCTACACAGGGACAAAAGACCAAAGGTGAAGGTGCGGGTGGAGAAGAGAGCAAAGGTGGGAGTACCAAGGTGAAcgtaaatgtaattaaaatgacaaaatccaAAAAAAAGCCTCTGGCCTGTCGCTCTTGCGACATGGTCTTCGGGAGCACCTCGATGCTGTACGTGCACAGAAAAGAGAagcacagcagagagaaaaacaccAGGAGAGAACCACGGCCACGGCCAGTCACCATCAAGCGCAGAAAAGGAGGCGCGTATCCATGTCAGGTCTGCGGCAAAGTCTTCGTCCATCATTTGTCACTTCGGGCACATTACAAACAGCACACAGCCTCAAGCTTCAACgcaatcaaaaacaaaagccaGCCTGAAGGATGTACCACCAAAGAGTCTGAGTTCTCAGAAAATAGACCAAATGAAGTAAAACCCAGCACAGCAGAAAACAAGACTGTTAAGGCTGGTCGAGGGAGGCCCAGGAAAACGGCCAGATTAAAGAACAAGGTTACGGATCAAGAGAGATGCAATGAAGTGCCTgaagtgaaggaggaggaggacgaacAGGAGAGGGAGTTCCCGTGCCCCTCCTGTGCAGAGGTTTTCTCTCTGCAGTCGCAGCTAAGGGAGCATGTGGAGCTCCACCAGTCGTCCGTGAAGAGGAGACAGTGCAGTGTGTGCGTAAACGAGATGGACACCTGTAAATGGCCCGGCTCAAAGAGGCAGAGGCTGTACCACTGTGTGCCTTGCCAGCAGGGTTTCTCAGCACTGGATACTTTCCTAGAACACTGTCAGAAGCATCTGCGAGTCCGTGTGGAGGAGGACAGCGTCACTGAGGGCTACGCACATCAGGCCAGCAAAGCCTGA